Proteins from a single region of Stutzerimonas stutzeri:
- a CDS encoding copper resistance protein B, whose translation MITKTLPVAIALALAATASHAQQAMDHSGHGGHAEPADYSQMNHGDMDHGDHGSMDHSSMAHPPATSVAPGQEPRTPIPAISDADRVAAFPNLPPHHMHQGGSNFFFLADQLEWQDADEGSTLAWDISGWYGGDIDRLAFRSEGERTNGHTEEAELQLLWSHAIGPWWETVAGVRQDFKPGSPQTWAAFGVQGMPLFGLETEATAFLGEGGQTALRLEAEYDILLTQRWVLQPTAELNLHGRNDKARGVGSGLSDASVGLRLRYEINRQFAPYVGVSWGRAYGNTADLLRADDEDISEAKLVAGIRFWF comes from the coding sequence ATGATCACTAAGACACTGCCCGTCGCCATCGCCCTCGCACTGGCTGCGACGGCAAGCCACGCGCAGCAGGCCATGGATCATTCCGGACACGGCGGGCACGCTGAGCCAGCGGACTACAGCCAGATGAACCATGGCGACATGGATCACGGCGATCACGGCAGCATGGATCACAGTTCAATGGCTCACCCACCGGCTACCAGCGTTGCCCCCGGACAGGAGCCTCGCACGCCAATCCCTGCGATCAGCGATGCAGACCGCGTCGCGGCATTTCCAAATCTGCCGCCCCACCATATGCATCAGGGCGGCAGCAACTTCTTCTTCCTCGCCGATCAGCTGGAATGGCAGGACGCCGATGAAGGCAGCACCCTGGCCTGGGATATTTCCGGCTGGTATGGCGGCGATATCGACCGTCTGGCCTTCCGCTCCGAAGGCGAGCGCACCAATGGCCATACCGAGGAGGCCGAGCTGCAGCTGCTCTGGAGCCACGCAATTGGTCCGTGGTGGGAAACCGTCGCTGGCGTGCGCCAGGACTTCAAGCCTGGCTCACCGCAGACCTGGGCAGCCTTTGGCGTGCAAGGCATGCCGCTGTTCGGTCTGGAAACCGAAGCCACGGCATTCCTTGGCGAGGGCGGCCAGACTGCGCTGCGCCTGGAGGCCGAATACGACATCCTGCTGACCCAGCGCTGGGTGCTACAGCCAACCGCGGAGCTGAACCTGCACGGGCGCAACGACAAGGCGCGCGGCGTCGGCTCCGGTCTCAGCGACGCCAGCGTAGGGTTGCGCCTGCGTTACGAGATCAACCGCCAGTTTGCACCTTACGTCGGCGTCAGCTGGGGTCGTGCCTACGGCAACACCGCCGATCTGCTGCGTGCCGATGACGAAGACATCAGCGAGGCGAAGCTGGTAGCCGGTATTCGCTTCTGGTTCTGA
- a CDS encoding c-type cytochrome, with protein sequence MKTTLKTLVLSGAVIAVAGAGVLYSGVISVAADEPHSRAIEALLEFTRERSIAVRAGEIKVPSLDDEALIRSGAGNYHAMCIGCHLAPEMNATELSESLYPAPPNLAKQGTGGDPGATFWVIKHGIKATGMPAWGKSMGDEYIWGMVAFIEQMPQLDGPQYRSLVAASDGHQHGGGESDMHDHSGQHSSPAAAQTPASAEGDHHGTLDHHRPATPEADVHHHPDGSRHVH encoded by the coding sequence ATGAAAACAACACTCAAGACCCTCGTCCTGAGCGGCGCGGTAATCGCCGTGGCCGGTGCAGGGGTGCTGTACTCCGGCGTGATCAGTGTCGCCGCCGACGAGCCGCATTCGCGGGCGATCGAGGCTCTTCTCGAATTCACCCGCGAGCGCTCGATTGCGGTGCGTGCCGGTGAAATCAAGGTACCGAGCCTCGACGATGAGGCACTGATCCGTTCGGGCGCAGGCAACTACCACGCCATGTGCATTGGCTGTCACCTGGCACCGGAGATGAACGCCACTGAACTGAGCGAAAGCCTCTACCCCGCTCCGCCGAACCTGGCAAAGCAAGGTACCGGCGGTGATCCGGGCGCAACGTTCTGGGTCATCAAGCACGGCATCAAAGCGACCGGCATGCCGGCCTGGGGCAAGAGCATGGGCGACGAATACATCTGGGGCATGGTCGCCTTCATCGAGCAGATGCCGCAGCTTGATGGGCCGCAGTATCGGTCGCTGGTCGCCGCAAGTGACGGCCACCAGCACGGCGGCGGTGAATCGGACATGCACGATCACAGCGGCCAGCACTCCAGTCCTGCCGCTGCCCAGACGCCCGCGTCAGCCGAAGGCGATCACCACGGCACGCTCGACCACCACCGGCCAGCAACGCCAGAAGCTGACGTACACCACCACCCCGACGGCAGCCGCCACGTACATTGA
- a CDS encoding DUF3087 domain-containing protein encodes MVLFEIVPRSPETYRRETRRSTLIVVATFAALAMGLATLAVMLFGEPGGDNLRLNIGGVIAGLVLTIGLVRSLYWQQAWMASAVYGWQLKRSLMRVTNMMHQVKAGVSAGDADAMKLLRFYHLGLTQMHQLDGNSSGVSDSVAEIDRHREAMEALHMDIDQNRLETEWLERVGRIEAKR; translated from the coding sequence GTGGTGCTATTCGAGATCGTTCCGCGCAGCCCCGAAACCTATCGTCGCGAGACCCGTCGCAGCACGCTGATCGTCGTTGCCACCTTTGCGGCGCTCGCCATGGGATTGGCGACGCTCGCCGTGATGTTGTTTGGTGAGCCGGGCGGCGACAACCTGCGGCTGAACATCGGCGGGGTGATTGCCGGGCTGGTGCTGACCATTGGCCTGGTCAGGTCGCTGTATTGGCAACAGGCCTGGATGGCCTCCGCGGTATACGGCTGGCAGCTCAAGCGCAGCCTGATGCGCGTGACCAACATGATGCACCAGGTCAAGGCAGGCGTAAGCGCGGGCGATGCAGACGCAATGAAGTTGCTGCGCTTCTATCACCTGGGTTTGACCCAGATGCACCAGCTCGATGGCAACTCCAGCGGCGTCAGCGATTCGGTCGCCGAGATCGACCGCCATCGGGAGGCTATGGAGGCGCTGCATATGGATATCGATCAGAACCGGCTTGAGACCGAGTGGCTAGAGCGCGTCGGGCGGATCGAGGCGAAGCGCTGA
- a CDS encoding GNAT family N-acetyltransferase encodes MRRLAIPADQQRVYDIYMHPDVVPYLGFDPMPREAFGKVFEPLFESASFYVFEEHGVVQGFYKVQRHLGRAAHVAYLGTLAVAPEVKGSGLARRMMQEAIDKLAASGIRRVELTVEADNPRAIAFYERFGFVYEGTQRAAYKRSSDEGFVDELMYGLLLGPERAPA; translated from the coding sequence ATGCGCCGCCTCGCCATTCCCGCCGATCAGCAGCGGGTCTACGACATCTACATGCACCCGGACGTAGTGCCCTATCTGGGCTTCGACCCCATGCCGCGCGAGGCTTTCGGCAAGGTATTCGAGCCGCTGTTCGAAAGCGCCAGCTTCTATGTCTTCGAAGAACACGGCGTGGTCCAGGGCTTCTACAAGGTGCAGCGCCATCTGGGCCGCGCTGCTCATGTGGCCTACCTCGGCACCCTTGCCGTCGCGCCCGAGGTCAAGGGCAGCGGCCTGGCACGGCGGATGATGCAAGAAGCCATCGACAAGCTGGCGGCCAGCGGCATTCGGCGTGTGGAGTTGACTGTGGAAGCGGACAACCCGCGAGCGATCGCCTTTTACGAGCGCTTCGGTTTCGTCTACGAAGGCACGCAGCGCGCCGCCTACAAGCGCAGCAGCGACGAAGGCTTCGTCGACGAACTGATGTATGGCCTGCTGCTGGGACCCGAGCGGGCCCCAGCGTAG
- the wrbA gene encoding NAD(P)H:quinone oxidoreductase has translation MAKILVLYHSMYGHIETMANAVAEGARRVPGVEVTIKRVPETMPEDAFRNAGGKIDQPADIADPNELPDYDGIIFGTPTRFGNMSGQMRNFLDRTGGLWAKGALHGKVASVFASTGTGGGQEMTITSTWTTLAHHGMVIVPTGYGISEFFDISETNGGTPYGATTIAGGDGSRQPSEKELAIARYQGEHVAKITSKLKG, from the coding sequence ATGGCGAAGATTCTCGTGCTGTATCACTCCATGTACGGCCACATCGAAACCATGGCCAACGCCGTCGCCGAAGGCGCGCGGCGCGTGCCGGGCGTCGAGGTGACGATCAAGCGCGTACCGGAAACCATGCCCGAAGACGCCTTCCGCAACGCCGGAGGCAAGATCGATCAGCCAGCCGACATCGCCGATCCGAACGAGCTGCCGGACTACGACGGAATCATCTTTGGCACCCCGACCCGCTTTGGCAACATGTCCGGGCAGATGCGCAACTTCCTCGACCGCACCGGCGGCCTGTGGGCCAAGGGCGCGCTGCATGGCAAGGTCGCCAGCGTGTTCGCCTCGACAGGCACCGGCGGCGGCCAGGAGATGACCATCACCTCGACCTGGACCACCCTGGCACACCACGGCATGGTTATCGTGCCGACCGGTTATGGCATCAGCGAGTTCTTCGACATCTCCGAAACCAACGGCGGCACGCCCTACGGCGCCACGACCATCGCCGGCGGCGACGGCTCGCGTCAGCCTTCGGAAAAGGAACTGGCCATCGCGCGCTACCAGGGCGAGCACGTGGCGAAGATCACCAGCAAGCTCAAGGGCTGA
- a CDS encoding pirin family protein has product MIELRPYAQLGHAQHGWLNARHHFSFAGYHDVERMRWGRLRVWNDDSIAPQSGFEPHSHRDMEIITYVRQGAITHEDSLGNRGRTVAGDVQVMSAGTGIVHSEYNLEDVEARIFQIWIHPQQTGLPPSWGTRAFPSGERAGAFVTLASGLPGDDEALSIRAEARLAAATLAAGQSADYEIADGRRVYLVPASGRIEVNGVEVTAGDGVAVRDEARLTIRAVENSEVVLVESR; this is encoded by the coding sequence ATGATCGAACTACGTCCATATGCCCAGCTTGGTCATGCGCAGCACGGCTGGCTGAACGCGCGCCACCACTTTTCCTTCGCCGGTTATCACGACGTCGAGCGCATGCGCTGGGGCCGTCTGCGCGTATGGAATGACGACAGCATCGCGCCGCAGTCGGGCTTCGAGCCGCACTCGCACCGGGACATGGAGATCATCACCTACGTCCGTCAGGGTGCCATCACGCACGAAGACAGCCTGGGCAACCGCGGCCGTACCGTCGCCGGCGATGTGCAGGTGATGAGCGCCGGCACCGGCATCGTGCACAGCGAGTACAACCTGGAGGATGTGGAAGCGCGAATTTTCCAGATATGGATTCACCCGCAGCAGACCGGCCTGCCGCCGAGCTGGGGTACGCGGGCCTTCCCAAGTGGGGAGCGCGCCGGTGCCTTCGTCACGCTCGCCAGTGGTCTGCCCGGCGACGACGAGGCACTGTCGATTCGTGCTGAAGCCAGGCTGGCAGCGGCTACGCTTGCTGCGGGGCAGAGTGCCGATTATGAGATCGCCGATGGGCGCCGTGTCTATCTGGTGCCCGCTAGTGGCCGTATCGAGGTCAACGGGGTCGAAGTTACCGCAGGCGATGGTGTGGCTGTGCGTGACGAGGCGCGGCTGACCATCAGAGCAGTGGAAAACAGCGAAGTCGTCCTGGTCGAGTCGCGCTGA
- a CDS encoding FKBP-type peptidyl-prolyl cis-trans isomerase, producing the protein MNDELLVEDIQLGDGKAVVKGALITTQYRGTLSDGTPFDSSYERGKPFQCVIGTGRVIKGWDIGLMGMKVGGKRRLFVPAHLGYGERQVGAHIPPNSDLHFEIELLEVLTRDD; encoded by the coding sequence ATGAACGATGAATTGCTGGTCGAAGACATTCAGCTCGGCGACGGCAAAGCGGTGGTCAAAGGCGCTCTGATCACCACCCAGTACCGCGGCACGCTGAGCGACGGCACGCCGTTCGACAGTTCCTACGAGCGCGGCAAACCCTTCCAATGCGTGATCGGCACGGGACGAGTAATAAAGGGCTGGGACATCGGGCTGATGGGCATGAAGGTCGGCGGCAAACGCAGGCTTTTCGTCCCGGCGCATCTCGGTTACGGCGAGCGCCAGGTCGGCGCGCATATCCCGCCCAATTCGGATCTGCACTTCGAGATCGAACTGCTCGAAGTGCTTACGCGCGACGACTGA
- the mdoH gene encoding glucans biosynthesis glucosyltransferase MdoH: MNERQAVNEVAQAYCDGLALNDAEEPARYRQAAEQGGLLALHDELSGEAATDRGPSRRLLDSVVARLRLGWGDLFDCAGVIAEDHQGRDYLQSTPPIVRTRMVPEPWHTNILRRGWRRMLGRTPPRRQFEPSPQPLDEARWRRVAALRRAALLLLMLGQTAFATWEMSAVLPYQGWSLVVLQDVFVQPLGESARQILPYVVQTSILLLFALLFCWVSVGFWTALMGFFQLLRGKDRYSISASSPGNEPIPDEARTALVMPIANEDVSRVFAGLRATYESLKATGELEHFDIFVLSDSNDPDTCVAEQKAWVELCRAVDGFGHIFYRRRRRRVKRKSGNIDDFCRRWGSSYRYMVVLDADSVMSGECLTSLVRLMEANPNAGIIQTAPKASGMDTLYARLQQFATRVYGPLFTAGLNFWQLGESHYWGHNAIIRVKPFIEHCALAPLPGTGSFAGAILSHDFVEAALMRRAGWGVWIAYDLPGSYEELPPNLLDELKRDRRWCHGNLMNFRLFMVRGVHTVHRLVFLTGVMSYLSAPLWFLFLLLSTGLLAIHTLMVPEYFLQPNQLYPLWPRWQPEEAIALFSATMTLLFLPKLLSVLLVCIQGAEAYGGRVRVLLSMLIETLFSVLLAPVRMLFHSVFVTAAFLGWSVQWNSPQRGDNATPWGEALRRHGSQIVIGVLWTALVAWLDAAFLWWLAPIVVSLILSAPVSVITSRTGLGLAARRCKLFLIPEEYAPPTELANTDLYQQQNQAEALRHGFIVAVVDPLYNALVCAMARARHAKVVPAAELLREQRLEEVIAAGPAGENAEAARWRLLNDPDGMALLHRHAWEDPAGAAWLARYQEEYPHRVARPDLTDAV, encoded by the coding sequence ATGAATGAGCGACAAGCAGTGAACGAAGTGGCGCAAGCCTATTGCGATGGCCTGGCGTTGAACGACGCCGAGGAGCCGGCCAGATACCGGCAGGCAGCGGAGCAGGGCGGGCTGCTCGCGCTGCATGACGAGTTGTCGGGTGAAGCTGCAACGGACCGCGGTCCGTCACGTCGTCTGCTCGATTCGGTCGTGGCGCGGTTACGGCTGGGCTGGGGCGATCTGTTCGATTGTGCTGGCGTGATCGCCGAAGATCACCAGGGGCGTGACTATTTGCAGTCGACCCCGCCCATTGTGCGCACGCGCATGGTGCCCGAGCCCTGGCACACCAATATCCTGCGCCGCGGCTGGCGCCGAATGCTGGGCCGTACGCCGCCGCGCCGGCAATTCGAGCCCAGTCCGCAGCCGCTCGATGAAGCCCGCTGGCGGCGGGTTGCGGCGTTGCGCCGTGCGGCGTTGCTGTTGCTGATGCTTGGCCAGACCGCATTCGCTACCTGGGAGATGAGTGCGGTGTTGCCCTACCAGGGGTGGTCGCTGGTGGTTCTGCAGGACGTTTTCGTACAGCCGCTGGGCGAGTCGGCGCGGCAGATCCTGCCCTACGTGGTGCAAACCAGCATCCTGCTACTTTTTGCGCTGCTGTTCTGCTGGGTCTCGGTGGGTTTCTGGACGGCGCTGATGGGCTTTTTCCAGCTTCTGCGCGGCAAGGACCGCTACAGCATCTCGGCCAGCAGCCCCGGCAACGAGCCGATTCCGGACGAGGCGCGCACCGCACTGGTAATGCCGATCGCCAACGAGGACGTATCCAGGGTTTTTGCCGGTTTGCGGGCCACCTATGAATCGCTCAAGGCAACTGGCGAGCTCGAGCATTTCGACATCTTCGTGCTCAGCGACAGCAATGACCCGGACACCTGTGTTGCTGAGCAGAAGGCCTGGGTCGAGCTGTGTCGCGCGGTGGATGGCTTCGGCCATATCTTTTACCGCCGTCGTCGGCGCCGGGTTAAGCGCAAGAGCGGCAACATCGATGACTTCTGCCGTCGCTGGGGCAGCAGCTACCGCTATATGGTGGTGCTGGACGCCGACAGTGTGATGAGTGGTGAATGTCTGACCAGCCTGGTGCGGCTGATGGAGGCCAACCCGAACGCCGGCATCATCCAGACTGCCCCCAAGGCGTCGGGCATGGACACGCTCTACGCCCGTCTGCAGCAGTTCGCCACGCGCGTCTACGGCCCGCTGTTTACTGCCGGGCTCAATTTCTGGCAGCTCGGTGAGTCACATTACTGGGGCCACAACGCAATCATTCGCGTGAAACCCTTCATTGAGCATTGCGCGCTGGCTCCGCTTCCCGGTACGGGTTCGTTCGCCGGGGCGATTCTCTCCCACGACTTCGTCGAGGCGGCACTGATGCGCCGTGCCGGCTGGGGCGTCTGGATCGCCTATGACCTGCCGGGCAGTTACGAGGAACTGCCGCCCAACCTGCTCGACGAACTCAAGCGGGACCGTCGTTGGTGCCACGGCAACCTGATGAACTTCCGCCTGTTCATGGTGCGCGGGGTGCACACCGTGCATCGCCTGGTGTTCCTCACCGGAGTGATGTCCTATCTGTCGGCGCCGCTGTGGTTCCTCTTCCTGCTGCTGTCCACTGGTTTGCTGGCGATCCATACGCTGATGGTGCCTGAGTACTTCCTGCAGCCTAACCAGCTCTATCCTTTGTGGCCGCGTTGGCAGCCGGAAGAGGCTATCGCACTGTTCTCGGCGACCATGACGTTGCTGTTCCTGCCCAAGCTGCTCAGCGTGCTGCTGGTCTGCATCCAGGGTGCTGAGGCCTATGGCGGGCGGGTGCGGGTGCTTCTGTCGATGCTGATCGAAACCCTGTTTTCGGTGCTGCTGGCGCCGGTGCGGATGCTGTTTCACAGCGTGTTCGTCACTGCGGCCTTTCTCGGCTGGTCGGTGCAGTGGAACTCGCCGCAGCGGGGCGATAACGCAACCCCTTGGGGTGAAGCCCTGCGCCGACATGGCTCGCAGATCGTCATCGGGGTGCTTTGGACGGCATTGGTCGCCTGGCTGGATGCGGCCTTTCTCTGGTGGTTGGCGCCGATCGTGGTGTCGCTGATCCTGTCGGCGCCGGTGTCGGTGATCACCAGCCGTACAGGGCTCGGTCTGGCCGCGCGGCGCTGCAAGCTATTTTTGATTCCGGAGGAATACGCACCGCCCACCGAGCTGGCCAATACCGATCTTTACCAGCAGCAGAATCAGGCCGAAGCCTTGCGCCATGGCTTCATCGTGGCGGTGGTCGATCCGCTGTACAACGCGCTGGTCTGCGCTATGGCACGTGCTCGCCATGCCAAGGTGGTGCCTGCCGCGGAACTCCTGCGTGAGCAGCGCCTGGAGGAAGTCATTGCTGCCGGGCCCGCTGGTGAGAATGCCGAGGCGGCGCGCTGGCGGTTGCTCAACGACCCGGACGGCATGGCCCTGTTGCATCGGCACGCCTGGGAAGACCCGGCAGGCGCAGCCTGGCTCGCGCGTTATCAGGAAGAGTACCCGCATCGCGTGGCGCGTCCTGATTTGACGGACGCTGTCTGA
- a CDS encoding glucan biosynthesis protein G, whose amino-acid sequence MLMAGSALAFNLDDVAKRAQELAASGYEEPVSNLPDEFRKMAFADYQRVRFNPEHGYWKDVETPFHLQFYHQGMHFDTPVRINEITATNVREIRYDPAMFQFDGLEIDPAALEGLGFAGFKVLYPLNKKDKQDEVMTLLGASYFRIVGKGQWYGLSARGLAIDTALPVGEEFPRFREFWVERPQPDRRNLVIYALLDSPRATGAYRMVLTPGKDSTLDVQAKVFLREPVGKLGIAPLTSMFLFGANQPSTSLNYRPQLHDSEGLAIHAGNGEWLWRPLNNPQRLAVSAFSVENPRGFGLMQRTRDFGRYEDLDDRYEVRPSGWVETRGDWGKGHVELVEIPTPDETNDNIVAFWSPEKQPEPGESLDLEYRLHFSMDEPGLHDPELAWVQQTRISAGDVKQSNLIRQPDGSTALLVDFVGPVLEQLPEDAPVTTRVSIDDNAELLENNLRYNSITKGWRLTLRLKVRDPARPVEMRAALVDGEKTLSETWTYQIPPHE is encoded by the coding sequence ATGCTGATGGCCGGCAGTGCGCTGGCGTTCAACCTGGATGATGTGGCCAAGCGGGCTCAGGAGCTGGCTGCCAGTGGTTACGAGGAGCCGGTCAGCAACCTGCCCGACGAATTCCGCAAGATGGCATTCGCCGACTACCAGCGCGTGCGCTTCAACCCGGAGCATGGCTACTGGAAGGACGTCGAAACCCCATTCCACCTGCAGTTCTATCACCAGGGCATGCACTTCGACACGCCGGTGCGCATCAATGAGATCACCGCGACGAACGTGCGCGAGATTCGCTACGACCCAGCCATGTTCCAGTTCGATGGCCTTGAGATCGATCCGGCCGCGCTGGAGGGGCTGGGCTTTGCCGGCTTCAAGGTGCTCTATCCGCTGAACAAGAAGGACAAGCAGGACGAGGTGATGACCCTGCTTGGCGCCAGCTACTTTCGCATCGTCGGCAAGGGCCAGTGGTACGGCCTTTCCGCGCGCGGGCTGGCTATCGACACGGCGCTGCCGGTGGGCGAGGAGTTCCCACGCTTTCGCGAATTCTGGGTGGAACGACCGCAGCCTGATCGGCGCAACCTGGTGATCTACGCGCTGCTCGATTCACCGCGCGCCACGGGTGCCTATCGCATGGTGCTGACACCGGGCAAGGACAGCACGCTGGACGTGCAGGCCAAGGTGTTTCTGCGCGAGCCGGTCGGCAAGCTCGGCATCGCGCCGCTGACCAGCATGTTCCTGTTCGGTGCCAACCAGCCCAGCACTTCGCTGAACTATCGCCCGCAACTGCATGATTCCGAGGGGCTGGCGATTCATGCCGGCAATGGCGAATGGCTCTGGCGGCCGCTGAACAATCCGCAGCGCCTGGCCGTCAGTGCATTCAGCGTGGAAAATCCGCGTGGCTTCGGCCTGATGCAGCGCACCCGCGACTTCGGCCGCTACGAGGATCTGGACGACCGCTACGAGGTACGCCCCAGCGGCTGGGTGGAAACCCGTGGCGATTGGGGCAAGGGCCATGTCGAGCTGGTGGAGATCCCGACGCCTGACGAGACCAATGACAACATCGTGGCCTTCTGGTCGCCGGAAAAGCAGCCGGAGCCCGGCGAGTCGCTGGATCTGGAATACCGCTTGCACTTTTCCATGGATGAGCCAGGCCTGCACGATCCTGAGCTGGCCTGGGTGCAACAGACCCGTATATCCGCTGGCGACGTCAAGCAGTCCAACCTGATTCGCCAGCCGGACGGCAGCACCGCTCTGCTGGTGGACTTCGTCGGACCAGTGCTGGAGCAACTCCCCGAGGATGCACCGGTGACCACTCGCGTGAGCATCGATGACAACGCCGAGCTGTTGGAAAACAACCTGCGTTACAACTCGATCACCAAGGGCTGGCGCCTGACGCTGCGCCTCAAGGTGCGCGACCCGGCGCGACCGGTAGAAATGCGCGCAGCGCTGGTTGACGGTGAAAAGACCCTTTCCGAAACCTGGACCTACCAGATTCCTCCCCATGAATGA
- the bglX gene encoding beta-glucosidase BglX: MKRLLPLVLLASAMGSFACAAQPALPLDDRQALIETLLGRMTLAEKIGQLRLISIGGDMPSERIAEEIAAGRIGATFNSVTRTDNRPMQDAAMRSRLGIPIFFAYDVIHGHRTIFPISLALASSWDLEAIALSGRVSAIEASADGLDLTFAPMVDITRDPRWGRTSEGFGEDPYLVSQIAGTLVRAYQGERLSAADSVMASVKHFALYGAVEGGRDYNVVDMSPQRMHQHYLPPYRAAVDAGAGGVMVALNTVNGMPASANRWLLRDLLRDDWGFRGLNISDHGAIDELLRHGVARDGREAARLAIEAGIDLSMHDSLYLQELPGLVERGEVPIELIDQAVGRVLGAKYDLGLFHDPYRRIGKAVDDPVEVNAEGRLHREAARRVARDSLVLLENRDNVLPLRKDATIALIGPLADSHVDMLGSWSAAGVATQTVTLRQGLDAAIGDSGRVIHARGANVTDDPRLIEYLNFLNWDRPEVTQDPRPPQAMIDEAVRAAREADVIVAAVGESRGMSHESSSRTSLTLPASQQALLEALAATGKPLVVVLMNGRPLQLGWVKDNADAVLETWFAGTEGGHAITEVLLGAHNPSGKLPISFPRSVGQIPTYYNHPRLGRPYAEGRPGNYTSQYFDEPNGALYPFGYGLSYTEFELSKPQLSRRALKRGQNLEVSVTVKNIGARAGATVVQLYLQDLVGSSVRPVKELKRFEKLMLEPGEARTVRFVLVESDLKFHDAKLDYVAEPGEFEVQLGLDSQKVLSERFELL; the protein is encoded by the coding sequence ATGAAAAGGCTGTTGCCGTTAGTCCTGCTTGCCAGCGCGATGGGCTCGTTCGCCTGTGCGGCACAGCCCGCATTGCCGCTGGATGACCGGCAGGCGCTGATCGAAACCCTGCTGGGACGCATGACCCTGGCGGAAAAGATCGGCCAGCTGCGTTTGATCAGCATCGGCGGCGACATGCCCAGCGAGCGGATCGCCGAGGAAATCGCAGCCGGGCGCATTGGAGCAACATTCAATTCGGTGACCCGAACCGATAACCGGCCGATGCAGGATGCTGCGATGCGCAGCCGTCTGGGCATCCCGATCTTTTTCGCCTATGACGTCATTCACGGCCACCGCACGATCTTCCCCATCAGCCTGGCGCTTGCCTCAAGCTGGGACCTCGAGGCGATTGCCCTGAGCGGTCGGGTATCGGCCATCGAAGCCAGCGCCGATGGCCTGGACCTGACCTTCGCGCCGATGGTCGACATCACTCGTGATCCGCGCTGGGGACGCACCTCCGAAGGCTTCGGCGAAGATCCCTACCTGGTCTCGCAGATCGCCGGCACGCTGGTGCGTGCCTATCAGGGTGAGCGCCTCTCCGCTGCTGACAGCGTGATGGCCAGCGTCAAGCACTTCGCCCTGTATGGCGCGGTGGAAGGGGGCCGCGATTACAACGTGGTCGACATGAGCCCGCAGCGAATGCATCAGCACTACCTGCCGCCGTACCGTGCGGCGGTGGACGCTGGGGCCGGCGGCGTGATGGTGGCGTTGAACACCGTCAACGGCATGCCGGCCAGCGCCAATCGCTGGTTGCTGCGCGACCTGCTGCGCGACGACTGGGGCTTCCGCGGGCTGAACATCAGCGACCACGGTGCCATCGACGAACTGCTGCGCCATGGCGTGGCCCGCGATGGCCGCGAGGCTGCGCGCCTGGCAATCGAGGCGGGCATCGATCTGAGCATGCACGACTCGCTTTATCTGCAGGAGCTGCCGGGGCTGGTCGAGCGTGGTGAGGTGCCGATCGAACTGATCGACCAGGCCGTGGGGCGTGTGCTGGGTGCCAAATACGACCTCGGTCTGTTCCATGATCCCTATCGGCGCATCGGCAAGGCGGTGGACGATCCCGTCGAGGTCAATGCCGAAGGCCGCCTGCATCGAGAGGCCGCGCGGCGGGTGGCGCGTGATTCGCTGGTGCTGCTGGAAAACCGTGACAACGTTCTGCCGCTGCGCAAGGACGCGACCATCGCGCTGATTGGCCCGCTGGCCGATTCCCATGTCGACATGCTCGGCAGCTGGTCGGCAGCCGGCGTGGCGACACAGACTGTGACGCTGCGTCAGGGCCTCGACGCAGCGATCGGCGATTCCGGCCGGGTCATCCATGCCCGCGGTGCGAACGTCACCGATGATCCGCGTCTGATCGAGTACCTGAACTTCCTCAACTGGGACCGCCCGGAAGTGACGCAGGACCCGCGCCCGCCCCAGGCAATGATCGACGAAGCCGTGCGTGCCGCGCGCGAGGCTGACGTGATCGTTGCTGCGGTGGGTGAGTCACGTGGCATGTCTCACGAATCCTCCAGTCGTACCAGCCTCACGCTGCCGGCCAGCCAGCAGGCGCTGCTCGAAGCGCTGGCTGCCACAGGCAAACCGCTAGTCGTGGTACTGATGAATGGCCGGCCGTTGCAGCTGGGCTGGGTCAAGGACAACGCGGATGCAGTGCTGGAAACCTGGTTCGCCGGCACTGAAGGCGGGCACGCGATCACCGAGGTGCTGCTCGGTGCTCACAACCCGTCCGGCAAACTGCCAATCTCCTTTCCGCGCTCGGTCGGCCAGATTCCGACCTACTACAACCACCCGCGTCTTGGCCGGCCCTATGCCGAGGGCCGACCCGGCAACTACACCTCACAGTATTTCGACGAGCCCAACGGTGCGTTGTACCCCTTCGGTTATGGCCTGAGCTATACGGAGTTCGAACTGTCGAAGCCGCAGCTTTCAAGACGTGCGCTGAAACGCGGTCAGAATCTGGAGGTCAGCGTAACGGTGAAGAACATCGGCGCGCGTGCCGGCGCAACGGTCGTGCAGCTGTATTTGCAGGATCTGGTCGGCTCCAGCGTTCGCCCGGTCAAGGAACTCAAGCGCTTTGAAAAGCTCATGTTAGAGCCTGGCGAGGCGCGGACGGTGCGCTTCGTGCTGGTTGAGAGCGACCTGAAGTTCCATGACGCGAAACTCGACTACGTAGCTGAGCCGGGTGAGTTCGAAGTCCAGTTGGGGCTTGATTCGCAGAAGGTGCTCAGCGAGCGCTTCGAACTCTTGTAA